The genomic DNA TAGCCTCCTTGCTGTGCATCCTTATTGTCGTTCCTCCCCGTCTTGTATTgtccttctcttctctattgTTGCGTTTAGTTCTGTTAGTCCTTCTCCAGTCTCATGCAATGTTCTTTctatgtcctttggtcctcctattatttcgcattcttctattacatgtctcaggtattcttctttccttttacatagtctgcatcttttttctccctcttctttccagtattcccttgctttggtctcgtttccacatctgaatcttgctaatatttttctgtccttccacttcatcctcccttctaagTATTTTGGTAACTCTTCTTTGGCGATTTTTCTGTAATGTATGTCATATTTGGAATCCCTTATCCTTTTCCcctctcttctgcttctctctttcttctttcttctataatttaGTCCGCTGTCATTCTTTCTTGCTCTTCTCTTACTTCCATCTGTGTCTCTCCGTTTCTCACTTCTTCTAgtcccctctttctctttcttgctcttttcccttcttgGCCATTTCcccagtttctctctctttcctttatgCACTCCTTTACCAGTGCCTTTTTTGATTCTATGGCTTTCCCTTCATACCTTACTGCTCTTAATGCTTTACTTTGATCTCTGTTGGCTTGCATTCTTCTATCaatcataacattttttattttatattattttatggatttatgtatgatccattttgtagtaatagaataaaatggatcaaacataattcaataaaacagaaaatgttgtgcatctactacttccttacaaaacgaaaggaactttttggacaacctaatagatacCACGCGAGATATTGGCACAGTGTAAGAGAACGAAGTTGAATAAAATTGTCTAGGAATTTATATCAACGATGTTCAAGTATATTTCTAAAGGacgtttataaataaaatataaattatttgatttcGATTTAAGTCCAGAATATTCCATTGCAATTAGATGTAACACCAGAGTACGATTTACGTGAATTCGCGGTCTTTTCGCGAAAATTTCGTACCGACTAATTTAGCCGCGCGTCCTTTTCAAGAGAAGCTTCTCGTCGTTTCGCTATTTCGTTTTTAGTGCTTCTCAGTTTAATCGTTTCCTCtgctaaataaaaaatatcagcCGATTGCATCGAAAAGGCAAAAGCTCGTTGCATCTCTCAAAGGGAATTTGTTAAGAAAATTATCTAACGACACGCTTCCTTGAAAGTACACCTCGCAAAAAAACGCGTAATCTCCTACCCTGTTAAGGCTTTTGCCGATATTCTTCGTCCCGTTTCTCAGTTCAACTTCTTCTCTGTTCGAGCGGCCTTTTTATGGAAGCTTGCTAatacgatatttaataaaactattaataaataaattgcgaATGTGAAACACGCAAATAAGAAGACGAAAACATCGAGTAGATGCAACTTCCACCAAGGTAATTTCACAGCGGCTGATCTTAAGCTATCTGGCCCATTTCTCAGCACATATTCGATCCAATATACAGCTGTGTCTAACGGGGGCATCGGACGATCTCTGAACATCTTCGACATTGTCTTTGCAGATTCTCTGAAACAATAATAAACAGTATCAGACAGTGATTGTTTCTTGCCCTatcttatttttgtttcttttagaatttatattatgtgTTTCAAATTTAAAGGGCTGTATATTTGATtttccatataaaatatatcaaataacgAGAAAAATAATGAGATATATTAAAATGACAGTAAGTAACgtaagaaattatattaaatttacttaGATAGATAAGATTATTATCCGAATATGGAAATTTCCCGATGGATTATTATACATTGcgttatagaaatttttcatttcaaagtaCTTCGCTTTTTTTATCATGTTGAAATCATCGAGATGATACGACTAATCTTATTGTTTTAATAATAGTGTCAGGAATACGATTTCATACGATCTGATAAGAAGTTAGGAAATATTTTGTCAATGTCGTTAGACTTCTCGAAATATTTGTCACATTAGTTGTAAAggagattatttgaaaaattgtcgGAACGATCGTATAAGAAACTTTACCTGTATCGGGGATCGCGCAAAACTGTGTTCAACGCAACGTCCATGGTATGTTCGGTAATGTCATCGATGTCTACTAGAACTGCCACATTCTTTTCAACCAAAATGTTGATGTTTTTAATCTGGTCACCGAATACCGGTATTCCTATCATAGGAACTCCATAATAGGTAGCTTCCTGGGTTCCCATAAGGCCGCCATGAGTTATGAATACTCGCGTATTCGGATGTTCTGTGAGAAATACGTCCGATAATCCTTTAATCTGATCTGATTTGATCGGAGAACTAAGCAGATGTGAGAATCGTTATGATCTCAGAACCTCGTTATACGACTCTATAACAAAGTTTCCTTGGAATTCGTGCATTTCTCaatcaattttcaatatattaacAATAAACATTAATGGAAAATCGAACAGGTTTCATACAATCGACCCACGCAAATATCTTATTGTACAcgtaaatattaggtcatcccataagttcgtgtcgacttttgtgtatacatttcatgtgtcgatttataaacatacggcgataagggaccaatacacttgaaaaatgggaagaagttgtacaacgagaggggggttacattttttcatgaaactgaaagctatataaacaatcttaacatatataaccgcctcaaaaaaacggaacgaacttatgggatgacctaatatattacacgaaaaaaatgtttcaagtaaaactaatttaccaaatgtccagctgtacaaattgtaaagtacgaattaaataacaaaaaaaaaaaaaaggaaatgaaactTGTTTCGAGGGTTACGTTTTGCGATGGTCACGAATTTTACTTGGACGTGCCTTCGAGGTTTCAAGGTatcctttgttttttttttttttttctaatggAACTATAAATCCTTTTTATACGTCGTTCGATGCTTTCGCCGACATTTTAATTCTCCATAAAAAAGCATCAAGGTAAGAAGATTGATAACGCTGCGCTTTTACGTTCATGTTTTCTCGGTCCTCCATACGTTCGATTTAACGAACACTGGATTATCTTTCAGATACAAATACCTTGATActttttttgtagaaaattgaaaaatacatcGAATGgcatacaaaaaaataaatcgtAGTTTCGTTAAAAATCGGAAGGACACGTTGAAATCTGGAAAACACCTCTACCTAGAAAAATTTGGCGATGCTCGTAAGACGTTCCCTTTGAAACAAAACaacgttgaaaaatttcaacGCACAGTTCCAGAGGTATTTGCGCGAATAGATTTAGACGAGACTGTCTGTACAAACTCGTAAATGGCAGTTTGAAAATACTTTTTGGAAGGATATGTTTCGCTTACTCAACACCGCAACCTGAGGAATCCAAGGCAACGTCAGCACGTTATTGGGTAAACCTGGTGGTAACTTCGTTGCGTTGGCGCTCTTCAACAAAACCTTTACCGGTGAAATTTTCGCTAACGACGAGTAAATTTGCAATATCGTCTCCGTCGGCAACGTTTCGATGTTCATTAGCGAGCCCAATGAGAAATATACCACACCGTGGCTTGCCATGTCTAGCCATTCCTTGAGTTTCTAGATTAAGAAAACACCAATTCAATGTTATTTCGACGTTTCTCTTATCCTATCGTTTCATTAAATTTGATTTGGCAAACGTTTAACACGTTGGCTGTCGGACGTTGCCTCTACTTTTCTTCCTATTGTTTCAGTGATATTATTGGgatggcaattaagtgattgcggattttgtcattaggtggtaatgacacttaattgccaacccaataacatGCAAAACGATAGTAcgcttaaaaatatattctgcAACTTTATCGATTAAATTAGAAGAAACCTGAATATCATGCCACTTCGTACGAAAGATAAACGTTTTTGATGCGCTATGTAGTTGTCAGAATGATTTATAGTATTTTGTTAATGTAAAAGTTATCtacaatataaatttacaatatatacaatatatcacGTACAAGATTTCTTATTATTGATGGCTAATTGCCATAAATATTGGTCATAGAATAACAGAAAGACGATAGAGACCATTTCATTATAGATTCAATAAGGTTTCAATGTCTCCAATTACAAACCACGATTAGAAGATTCCGCGTTTGTGAAAATCGCTTCGCTCGCGttcaaaattggaaaatattttgcgAAAAGCATAACGCGTAAGAATAACGCGAGTAATTTGCTTCAAAGGTTCGGAATGAATACGGGATAGCAATACGTACAGGATGAAGAAAGAATTGCAGCGCGGAAGCGAAAAAGATCGACGGGAAGCTAATAAGCcttttagaaaagaaatttcataaagttGCAGCGGAAGATTTTAAGGAATTATTTAAAGGGATCCTCAAAGAAGAATTCGAAGAAAACTAAGGTCACAGAGGGATCTCGGAAGAAAGTTTACACGGAATACTACGAAGAAAAGTTCAAAAAAATCTTGAGAAAGTTTCAAACGGAATCTTCGAGGAATGCTGGAAGAAAATTACAGGAAACTTTTCAAGACATTACCGGGCTTAATTTCGACTTGTCCGCTTCGACGTGTAATCCACCAACTTCGATAACCGCCGGTGTAACTGGTCTGATCCCGTAATAACTATAGTGCGAGTTCACTATAGCCAACGAGACAGTTTTCTCCAATTCTCTGACGTCGGGTATATTAGGTAAACCCAGGTATTTCTTCATCATGTCGGTTTGTTCAGCTGTGTAGTGTTCAAATATCAACGCATTCTTGTAGTTGATCAAGAAATTCCACAAGCGATCGAAGAACGTGTCCACCACGGCATTATCGTTGTAGAAACCGGAGAGGAAGGCGTAGCTCGTAGGATTTCCCATAATATCGTCGACGAATGACATTTGCATTGACGATATGATGATGGCCACTGGCGCTTTCAGAAGTTGGCCGAATCCTATGTAGCACGGCGAGCCAAAATACTGGAAGAAACATTAATCTTCTTAGAGTTGCAGACTCCATCTCGTCTGATCTGTCAGACTTTACGTATTTGttcgttttacaattttaattgaGATGTATCGTGGGGTATTTAATTACACGGTTGATGTAAAGTGCCATTAACGCTTTCGCTGCTGAGAATTTCATACGACGTTCTGTTAAATACGCGTTTTACCGTATCGAATCCGTAAAATTCAGCAACGAAGGCGTTAGATttagaattttagatttttcataGAGAGAAAAGATATTtgacgaataaataaaaatatactcgTATTCGCTACGACGTGTATTATCTTCATTTTGTTATCGTTAAGCCTTTTATCGCCCTTTTATCGTGTATGTCTTATAAAAAGTTTTAATCTAGGAAAGTTTGTCCCATTTATGTTTTAAACACTTTGGTTCGCGAAGAGAGACAGGATAGATCGAAATTACTcttgattttaaatatattcaccTCTACGATAATCAGATCATAAGGTGGATCATTGGGTGGATTTTTGATGAATTTCTGCATTTTTTCCTGTTTCATTAGATCGCACAGATCATTACCAAATACTGTAGCTACGTAATAAGTAATTGATCGCTGTATTTGTTTTCCATAATCGGTGGTTAAACCGTTCACCACGGTTTTCAGGGTTCCATTTAAGTCAACGACGTCCGTGTAATTAGCCAATGGAGTTTTCAATGGAAAATGGCCAATTACGTCGACTTGATGCCCCCTTTTTGCTAATTCCCTGCACAGGACATCGAACATCTTGAAATGGCTCTTACCATTGTATGGGAAGATGCCCAAAATTCTGGAGGCATCGTTCGCGTGTATGAACAGAGCCAGTAGCACGCAGAACAATGCCTTCTGATGTTTCATGTTCGTGGCGTTTTCTTTTGATACCTGTAAAATtatcttctttaaaatatttaataaataggaAATTATACCTTTGCGAGATTATAACTTTGAAATATCTTATACGTCGATGATACGAACTTTTGGAAATTCAAAAATTCGAGAATTCGAAAGCCCAGAAACTTGAAGATCCGAGAGATTTAGAATTTCGTAAATTTAAGAGTTGGACAAACGacattcctttttttctttttttataaaagtgaCACTTTACTCGAACGGATGAAATTACATAAAACGgagatattttcatttatacatGAAGATTTCAGTAATTCTGCCGCTTACGATTATTCGGCAGATCGTTTTATCTCCGTTTATCGTTCgagatattttcaaattatcaaaattgtaAGTGAAAGGTTACAGTCGTATTCGTATCATTAATGAACTAACAGAAGTTTAGTAGaaagtttaaaaagaaatttatttgccAGAAAGTAATATTGTAAAATTGAAGTTTATTGCACTTATATAGTCGCCAGTTTAATGGATTAAGTTAATAAAGGTTTAACTCGAGGcggtatataaatatgttttcGTTGATTAGTATAATTTCGTAACACA from Bombus terrestris chromosome 11, iyBomTerr1.2, whole genome shotgun sequence includes the following:
- the LOC100645567 gene encoding UDP-glucosyltransferase 2; amino-acid sequence: MKHQKALFCVLLALFIHANDASRILGIFPYNGKSHFKMFDVLCRELAKRGHQVDVIGHFPLKTPLANYTDVVDLNGTLKTVVNGLTTDYGKQIQRSITYYVATVFGNDLCDLMKQEKMQKFIKNPPNDPPYDLIIVEYFGSPCYIGFGQLLKAPVAIIISSMQMSFVDDIMGNPTSYAFLSGFYNDNAVVDTFFDRLWNFLINYKNALIFEHYTAEQTDMMKKYLGLPNIPDVRELEKTVSLAIVNSHYSYYGIRPVTPAVIEVGGLHVEADKSKLSPKLKEWLDMASHGVVYFSLGSLMNIETLPTETILQIYSSLAKISPVKVLLKSANATKLPPGLPNNVLTLPWIPQVAVLKHPNTRVFITHGGLMGTQEATYYGVPMIGIPVFGDQIKNINILVEKNVAVLVDIDDITEHTMDVALNTVLRDPRYRESAKTMSKMFRDRPMPPLDTAVYWIEYVLRNGPDSLRSAAVKLPWWKLHLLDVFVFLFACFTFAIYLLIVLLNIVLASFHKKAARTEKKLN